The genomic segment ACACACCGGCCGATCGCCGCGGGCGGCTCGTCCGGGCGCTCGCCCGGCACGGACGCGAACCACACCGAGGGGCCACCGGCCAGCACTTCCAGCACCTGCGGTCCAGGCGGACCGGACGCCCCCGAGGAGGTGAGGCGCTGGTACCGCGACAGCCACCCCGCGTCGGCCTCCCGGCTCAGCCGCACCCCGGACACCTCCGCCGCCAGATCACCGATCGGCGCCAGCGCGGCGATCCGCAGCTCCGCCGACACCTCGCGCCGCCAGCCGCGCCGCTCCAGCTCCGCGCACAGCCGCTCCTGGGCGCCCTCGGCCCCGGTGGTGGCCTGGATGTACGGGGGCAGCCCCCGGTCCGCGTACCACCGCCGCACCCGCGTCAGCGCGTCGTCCAGCGGCGTACCCGGATCGCCGAGCGGCAGGACCGAGTTGGCCCGCCGGGTGAACCCTCCGGCGGCGCGCAGCAGCCAGTCGCCCAGCGGCTCGCTCTCCACGGGCGGCCAGGCGCGGGCGGAGACCCGGGCGAGCTCCGGGAAGGAGGCGGCGGGGCCACGGCGCCTGGCCGGCGCGGCCGGGACCACTTTCCCCGCCACGAGCGCGGATTCCCCGATCCGGACCGCCACTCCGCTCCTGGGTG from the Streptomyces sp. AM 4-1-1 genome contains:
- a CDS encoding GNAT family N-acetyltransferase → MEFTIGGRLEVRITPADVGKRVSVRRRSNTDGASAQFTDTVGVLTSWDHGVLSITPRSGVAVRIGESALVAGKVVPAAPARRRGPAASFPELARVSARAWPPVESEPLGDWLLRAAGGFTRRANSVLPLGDPGTPLDDALTRVRRWYADRGLPPYIQATTGAEGAQERLCAELERRGWRREVSAELRIAALAPIGDLAAEVSGVRLSREADAGWLSRYQRLTSSGASGPPGPQVLEVLAGGPSVWFASVPGERPDEPPAAIGRCVVDGRWAGFMAVEVAPTHRRRGLATTVMTALARRALDEGASAAWLQVEADNAGARALYTGMDFTVHHHYHHFRP